The Mesorhizobium loti genome includes a region encoding these proteins:
- a CDS encoding phosphoglycerate kinase, with translation MAAFKTLDDIGNISGKRVLVRVDLNVPVADGKVTDATRIERIAPTIAELSAKGAKVILLAHFGRPKDGPSPEFSLEPIARATADVLGRPVGFASDCAGDIAGSAIAAMNKGDVLLLENTRFYKAEEKNDPAFTEKLAANGDIFVNDAFSAAHRAHSSTEGLAHLLPAFAGRTMQAELEALEKGLGKPVRPVVAIVGGAKVSTKIDLLMNLVKKVDALVIGGGMANTFLAARGTNVGKSLCEHDLASTAKQIMIEAAEAGCAIILPVDGVVAKEFKAGAACETVAISDVPADGMILDVGAKTVTTIGEWIDRAATLVWNGPLGAFEIAPFDHATVAAAKHAAARTKAGKLVSVAGGGDTVAALNHAGVADDFTYVSTAGGAFLEWMEGKPLPGVDVLKR, from the coding sequence ATGGCCGCCTTCAAGACCCTCGACGACATCGGCAACATCAGCGGCAAGCGCGTGCTGGTGCGCGTCGACCTCAACGTTCCCGTCGCGGACGGCAAGGTCACCGACGCCACTCGCATCGAACGCATTGCGCCGACCATCGCCGAACTGTCGGCCAAGGGTGCCAAGGTCATCCTGCTTGCCCATTTCGGACGGCCCAAGGACGGTCCTTCGCCAGAATTCTCGCTGGAGCCGATCGCCAGGGCGACGGCTGATGTGCTCGGCCGCCCCGTTGGGTTTGCCTCCGATTGCGCCGGCGACATAGCGGGAAGCGCCATTGCCGCCATGAACAAGGGCGATGTCCTGCTGCTCGAAAACACCCGCTTCTACAAGGCCGAGGAGAAGAACGATCCGGCCTTCACCGAAAAACTCGCCGCCAATGGCGATATCTTCGTCAACGACGCCTTTTCCGCCGCGCACCGCGCCCATTCGTCGACCGAGGGGCTGGCACATCTGTTGCCGGCCTTTGCCGGCCGCACCATGCAAGCCGAACTCGAAGCGTTGGAGAAGGGTCTGGGAAAACCAGTCCGTCCGGTCGTCGCCATTGTCGGCGGCGCCAAGGTCTCGACCAAGATCGACCTGTTGATGAACCTGGTGAAGAAGGTCGACGCGCTGGTCATCGGTGGCGGCATGGCCAACACCTTCCTCGCCGCGCGCGGCACGAATGTCGGCAAGTCGCTGTGCGAGCATGATCTCGCCTCGACCGCCAAGCAGATCATGATCGAGGCGGCCGAGGCAGGCTGCGCAATCATCCTGCCGGTCGACGGCGTCGTCGCTAAGGAGTTCAAGGCGGGTGCCGCCTGCGAGACCGTCGCCATCTCGGACGTGCCGGCCGACGGCATGATCCTCGATGTCGGCGCCAAAACCGTGACGACCATCGGCGAATGGATCGACCGCGCCGCGACACTGGTCTGGAACGGCCCGCTCGGCGCCTTCGAGATCGCGCCCTTCGACCATGCGACGGTGGCGGCGGCCAAGCACGCGGCGGCACGCACCAAGGCCGGCAAGCTGGTCTCGGTCGCCGGCGGGGGCGATACGGTGGCGGCGCTCAACCATGCCGGCGTTGCCGACGACTTCACCTATGTCTCGACCGCCGGCGGTGCTTTCCTGGAATGGATGGAAGGCAAGCCGCTGCCCGGCGTCGATGTGTTGAAGCGCTAA
- a CDS encoding potassium/proton antiporter encodes MEHAIYLVTLVGTALVVAAAFSSLIAFRFGAPLLLLFLCIGLATGTDGLGIQFDNARIAYFAGSLALAVILFDSGFGTPLNALRQAAGPALSLATFGVLLTTGLFGAAAHYLLDLTWLESFLLGAAVASTDAAAVFFLLRAGEINLRERVRSTLEVESGTNDPIAIFLTITLVEIIAAHANPETNVLVTSLFLGFLLNMGLGAVVGVLGGLAIVRLVDRLNLDHGLLPIFVLTLSLMVFAAAGAIGGSGFLAVYIAGLIAGNSDIRAVTILKRFQDGMSWLAQIIMFLILGLFATPSQFPAIMVPAVALGLFLMFIARPIAVWLCLIPFRLPRPEVAFVSWVGLRGAVSILLAITPLLGGLENGRVIFNTAFIIVLVSLVIQGWTVGPLARRLGLIVPARLGPLDKVELELPGSAHHELLAYRVAPGSPVARGERIPRWARPSLVLRDGRSMRFQDMGRLAAGDQVYIFVPDRYPRLLDKLFASRAVVDPEDADFFGAFAVDPARSAAELEAAYTPGLTEAEQKLTVGALVTARLGGHAEYADRVLLGPIELIVRDVDDKGKITGLGLSFEPTAPVARVPVFLSAGEIGDRLSAFIRNWRKPTETQMAEARAGEKPEPEPAPEKTATES; translated from the coding sequence ATGGAGCATGCGATCTATCTCGTCACGCTGGTCGGCACAGCGCTTGTCGTCGCCGCCGCGTTTTCGAGCCTGATCGCCTTCCGCTTCGGCGCCCCGCTTCTGCTGCTGTTTCTCTGCATTGGCCTCGCCACCGGCACCGACGGTCTCGGCATCCAGTTCGACAACGCCCGCATCGCTTATTTTGCCGGCTCACTGGCGCTGGCCGTCATCCTGTTCGATTCCGGCTTCGGCACGCCGCTCAACGCCTTGCGGCAGGCCGCAGGCCCGGCTTTGTCGCTGGCGACATTTGGCGTGCTTTTGACCACCGGCCTGTTTGGCGCCGCGGCCCACTATCTGCTCGACCTTACCTGGCTGGAATCCTTCCTTCTCGGTGCTGCCGTCGCCTCGACCGATGCCGCGGCCGTGTTCTTCCTGCTGCGCGCCGGCGAGATCAATCTGCGCGAACGCGTGCGCTCGACGCTCGAGGTGGAATCCGGCACCAACGACCCAATCGCCATCTTCCTGACCATCACGCTGGTCGAGATCATCGCCGCCCACGCCAACCCCGAGACCAATGTCCTGGTCACCAGCCTGTTCCTCGGCTTCCTCCTCAACATGGGTCTTGGCGCCGTCGTCGGCGTGCTCGGCGGCCTCGCCATCGTGCGCCTCGTCGACCGGCTCAACCTCGACCACGGCCTGCTGCCGATCTTCGTGCTGACCTTGTCGCTGATGGTGTTTGCCGCCGCCGGCGCCATAGGCGGCTCGGGCTTCCTGGCGGTCTATATCGCTGGCCTGATCGCCGGCAATTCCGACATCCGCGCCGTCACCATTCTCAAGCGTTTCCAGGACGGCATGTCGTGGCTGGCGCAGATCATCATGTTCCTCATCCTCGGCCTGTTTGCGACGCCGTCGCAGTTTCCGGCGATCATGGTGCCGGCGGTAGCGCTCGGCCTGTTCCTGATGTTCATCGCCCGCCCGATCGCGGTCTGGCTCTGCCTGATCCCGTTCCGTCTGCCGCGCCCCGAGGTTGCCTTCGTCTCCTGGGTCGGCTTGCGCGGCGCGGTGTCGATCCTGCTCGCCATCACCCCGCTGCTCGGCGGGCTGGAAAACGGCCGCGTCATCTTCAACACCGCCTTCATCATCGTGCTGGTGTCGCTTGTCATCCAGGGCTGGACGGTCGGACCGCTGGCGCGCCGCCTCGGCCTGATCGTACCGGCACGCCTCGGACCGCTGGACAAGGTGGAATTGGAACTACCGGGCTCGGCCCATCACGAGCTTCTTGCCTATCGCGTTGCGCCCGGCAGCCCGGTGGCGCGCGGCGAACGCATCCCGCGCTGGGCACGGCCCTCGCTGGTGCTGCGCGACGGCCGCTCGATGCGCTTCCAGGACATGGGCCGGCTCGCCGCCGGCGACCAGGTCTACATCTTCGTGCCGGACCGCTATCCGCGCCTGCTCGACAAGCTTTTCGCCAGCCGCGCCGTGGTCGATCCCGAGGATGCCGATTTCTTCGGCGCCTTCGCTGTCGACCCGGCACGCTCCGCCGCCGAACTGGAAGCGGCCTATACGCCAGGACTGACCGAGGCGGAGCAAAAGCTCACCGTCGGCGCGCTAGTCACGGCGCGACTCGGCGGCCATGCCGAATATGCCGACCGCGTGCTGCTCGGCCCGATCGAGCTGATCGTCCGTGACGTCGACGACAAGGGCAAGATCACAGGCCTCGGCCTTTCCTTCGAGCCGACCGCGCCGGTGGCCAGGGTGCCGGTTTTCCTGAGCGCCGGCGAAATCGGCGACCGTCTTTCTGCCTTTATCCGCAACTGGCGCAAGCCGACCGAGACGCAGATGGCGGAGGCGCGCGCGGGCGAGAAACCGGAGCCGGAGCCCGCGCCGGAAAAGACAGCGACCGAGAGCTGA
- the gap gene encoding type I glyceraldehyde-3-phosphate dehydrogenase, protein MTVRVAINGFGRIGRNILRAIHESGRKDIDVVAVNDLGPVETNAHLLRYDSVHGRFPHEVSVSGDQITVGKETFKVTAIKDPTQLPWKELGIDIALECTGIFTARDKAAAHLTAGAKRVVVSAPAEGADLTVVYGINHEQLTKDHIVISNASCTTNCLAPLAAVLHETVGIEKGMMTTIHSYTGDQPTLDTMHKDLYRARAAALSQIPTSTGAAKAIGLVLPELKGKLDGISIRVPTPNVSVVDFKFIAKRATTVQEINDAVIAASNGKLKGILGVTHHPNVSIDFNHDPRSSIMALDQTKVMDGNFVSVLSWYDNEWGFSNRMGDTAVAFGKTIA, encoded by the coding sequence ATGACCGTCAGAGTTGCCATCAACGGATTCGGCCGCATCGGCCGCAACATCCTGCGCGCCATCCATGAATCCGGCCGCAAGGACATCGACGTCGTCGCCGTCAACGACCTCGGCCCGGTCGAGACCAACGCGCATCTCTTGCGCTATGACAGCGTGCACGGCCGCTTCCCGCATGAAGTCTCGGTATCCGGCGATCAGATCACCGTCGGCAAGGAGACGTTCAAGGTCACCGCGATCAAGGATCCGACGCAGCTGCCGTGGAAGGAACTCGGCATCGACATCGCACTCGAATGCACCGGCATCTTCACCGCCCGAGACAAGGCCGCCGCGCATCTGACCGCCGGCGCCAAGCGCGTCGTCGTTTCGGCCCCGGCCGAGGGCGCCGACCTCACCGTCGTCTACGGCATCAACCACGAACAGCTGACCAAGGACCACATCGTCATCTCGAACGCGTCGTGCACCACCAACTGCCTGGCACCGCTGGCAGCCGTGCTGCACGAGACGGTCGGCATCGAAAAGGGCATGATGACGACGATCCACTCCTACACCGGTGACCAACCGACGCTGGACACCATGCACAAGGACCTCTACCGCGCCCGCGCCGCCGCCCTGTCGCAGATCCCGACCTCGACCGGTGCCGCCAAGGCGATCGGCCTGGTGCTACCCGAGCTCAAGGGCAAGCTCGACGGCATCTCGATCCGCGTGCCGACCCCGAACGTCTCGGTCGTCGACTTCAAGTTCATCGCCAAGCGTGCGACCACTGTGCAGGAGATCAACGACGCGGTGATCGCCGCCTCCAACGGCAAGCTCAAGGGCATCCTCGGCGTTACCCACCACCCGAACGTGTCGATCGACTTCAACCACGATCCGCGGTCTTCGATCATGGCGCTCGACCAGACCAAGGTGATGGACGGCAACTTCGTCTCGGTGCTGTCCTGGTACGACAACGAGTGGGGTTTCTCCAACCGCATGGGCGACACCGCGGTCGCCTTCGGCAAGACCATCGCCTGA
- the tkt gene encoding transketolase, translating into MTSREQHDRMANAIRFLSMDAVEKANSGHPGLPMGCADIATVLFTRFLKYDPKAPHWADRDRFILSAGHGSMLLYSLLHLTGYEDMTIDQIKHFRQLGSKTAGHPEYGHATGIETTTGPLGQGLANSVGFALGERIMNAAFGNDLVDHYTYVLAGDGCLMEGVSQEAIALAGHLKLNKLIVFWDNNNISIDGPVSLSDNTDQVARFQASGWNASHIDGTDPEAIAYAIEAARHSDKPTMIACKTTIGFGAPTKAGTNKAHGSPLGADEIAGARKFFNWDSPPFEIPADILDAWRTAGKAGVKARTDWEGRLAKADAKLKAEFERRLAGKLPSNFDAVIADYKKKLSADKPKVATRKSSEMALEVINGAVPETIGGSADLTGSNNTKTSQTKNITPDDYGQRYVHYGIREHGMAAAINGLTLHGGLIAYGGTFMCFSDYARPSMRLASLMGIRSIFVMTHDSIGLGEDGPTHQPVEHLAALRAIPNHNVFRPADAVETAECWQIALESEKTPSTLALTRQNLPTVRTEFSAKNLSSQGAYELAAASGEAAVTIFATGSEVEIALGARDLLEKHGHPTRVVSVPCFELFDQQSADYRKKTIGNAPIKMAIEAGIRQGWDHLIGSDGIFIGMTGFGASGTIEQLYPHFGITAEAAAKAAEARLHAK; encoded by the coding sequence ATGACGTCGCGTGAACAACATGACCGGATGGCCAATGCGATCCGCTTTCTCTCCATGGATGCCGTCGAGAAGGCAAATTCCGGCCATCCCGGCCTGCCCATGGGCTGCGCCGACATCGCCACGGTGCTGTTCACGCGCTTCCTGAAATATGATCCCAAGGCCCCGCACTGGGCCGACCGTGACCGCTTCATCCTGTCGGCCGGCCATGGCTCGATGCTGCTCTATTCGCTGCTGCATCTGACCGGTTACGAAGACATGACCATCGACCAGATCAAGCATTTCCGCCAGTTGGGCTCGAAGACCGCCGGGCACCCGGAATATGGTCACGCCACCGGCATCGAGACGACGACCGGCCCGCTCGGCCAGGGCCTGGCCAATTCGGTCGGCTTCGCGCTCGGCGAGCGCATCATGAACGCCGCCTTTGGCAATGACCTCGTCGACCATTACACCTATGTGCTGGCCGGCGACGGCTGCCTGATGGAAGGTGTGTCCCAGGAGGCCATCGCGCTTGCCGGCCACCTCAAGCTCAACAAGCTGATCGTCTTCTGGGACAACAACAACATTTCGATCGACGGTCCGGTCTCGCTGTCCGACAACACCGATCAGGTCGCCCGCTTCCAGGCCTCCGGCTGGAATGCCAGCCACATCGACGGCACCGATCCGGAAGCGATCGCCTATGCCATCGAAGCCGCCCGCCATTCCGACAAGCCGACCATGATCGCCTGCAAGACGACCATCGGTTTCGGCGCGCCGACCAAGGCCGGCACCAACAAGGCGCACGGCTCGCCGCTCGGCGCCGACGAGATCGCCGGCGCACGCAAGTTCTTCAACTGGGATTCGCCGCCCTTCGAGATTCCGGCCGACATCCTCGACGCCTGGCGCACCGCCGGCAAGGCCGGCGTCAAGGCACGCACCGACTGGGAAGGCCGCCTGGCCAAGGCCGACGCAAAGCTGAAGGCCGAGTTCGAGCGCCGCCTCGCCGGCAAGCTGCCGTCCAATTTCGACGCCGTCATCGCCGACTACAAGAAGAAGCTGTCGGCCGACAAGCCGAAGGTCGCCACCCGCAAATCGTCCGAGATGGCGCTGGAAGTCATCAACGGCGCGGTTCCGGAGACCATCGGCGGTTCCGCCGACCTGACCGGCTCCAACAACACCAAGACCAGCCAGACCAAGAACATCACGCCCGACGACTACGGTCAGCGCTATGTCCACTACGGCATCCGCGAGCACGGCATGGCCGCCGCGATCAACGGCCTGACGCTGCATGGCGGCCTCATCGCCTATGGCGGCACCTTCATGTGCTTCTCCGACTATGCCCGTCCGTCGATGCGGCTGGCCTCGCTGATGGGCATCCGCTCGATCTTCGTCATGACCCATGATTCCATCGGGCTGGGCGAAGACGGCCCGACCCACCAGCCGGTCGAGCACCTGGCCGCACTGCGCGCCATCCCCAACCACAACGTCTTCCGACCGGCCGACGCGGTGGAAACCGCCGAATGCTGGCAGATCGCCCTCGAGTCGGAAAAGACGCCGTCGACGCTGGCGCTGACCCGCCAGAACCTGCCGACGGTGCGCACCGAATTCTCTGCGAAGAACCTGAGCAGCCAAGGCGCTTACGAACTGGCTGCCGCCAGCGGCGAGGCGGCGGTGACGATCTTCGCCACCGGCTCCGAGGTCGAGATCGCCCTCGGCGCGCGCGACCTGCTGGAAAAGCATGGCCATCCCACGCGCGTCGTCTCGGTGCCTTGCTTCGAGCTGTTCGACCAGCAGAGCGCCGACTACCGCAAGAAGACGATCGGCAACGCCCCGATCAAGATGGCGATCGAGGCCGGTATCCGCCAAGGCTGGGATCATCTGATCGGCTCCGACGGCATCTTCATCGGCATGACCGGCTTCGGCGCCTCGGGCACCATCGAACAGCTCTATCCGCATTTCGGCATCACCGCCGAAGCCGCGGCCAAGGCGGCGGAAGCACGCTTGCACGCCAAGTAA
- a CDS encoding DUF4164 domain-containing protein, producing the protein MTGEATLKEVIARLGKAIEGLENAVAAKLEHERDYSEAEAEVQRMNADRSRLAQELDNSEARAERLEDANKEVSRRLVTAMETIRAVLDR; encoded by the coding sequence ATGACCGGGGAAGCCACACTCAAGGAAGTCATCGCCAGGCTGGGCAAGGCCATCGAGGGGCTGGAAAACGCCGTCGCGGCCAAGCTCGAGCATGAACGCGATTACTCGGAAGCCGAGGCCGAAGTGCAGCGGATGAATGCCGATCGTTCCCGGCTGGCGCAGGAACTCGACAATTCCGAAGCGCGCGCCGAACGTCTGGAAGACGCCAACAAGGAAGTGTCGCGACGGCTGGTGACCGCCATGGAAACCATCCGCGCTGTGTTGGACAGGTAG
- a CDS encoding cell division protein ZapA, with protein sequence MAQVTVSIDGKQYRMACDEGQEDHLIDLAERFDRYVSHLKDSFGEIGDQRLTVMAGIMVMDELSELQKRVKGMESEVLTLRKTRDDALTKADKNDSVLTNALGALAQRMEDLATSLAVKS encoded by the coding sequence ATGGCTCAAGTCACGGTTTCCATCGACGGCAAACAATATCGGATGGCCTGCGACGAGGGTCAGGAAGACCATCTGATCGACCTTGCCGAACGTTTCGACCGCTATGTCTCGCATCTGAAGGACTCCTTTGGCGAGATCGGCGACCAGCGGCTGACCGTGATGGCCGGCATCATGGTGATGGACGAACTCTCTGAGCTGCAGAAGCGGGTCAAGGGCATGGAAAGCGAAGTGCTGACCTTGCGCAAGACGCGCGACGATGCGCTGACCAAGGCCGACAAGAACGACAGCGTGCTGACCAACGCGCTTGGCGCGCTGGCACAGCGCATGGAAGACCTGGCAACGTCGCTGGCCGTGAAATCCTAG
- a CDS encoding peroxiredoxin, with the protein MSLRINDIAPDFSAETTQGTIKFHEWIGDGWAILFSHPKNFTPVCTTELGTMAGLEGEFKKRNVKIIGISVDPVASHDKWQADIKTATGHSVNYPLIGDKDLKVAKLYDMLPGGAGETSEGRTPADNATVRSVYVIGPDKKIKLVLTYPMTTGRNFDEILRAVDSMQLTAKHQVATPANWKQGEDVIITAAVSNEDAIKRFGAYETILPYLRKTKQPSA; encoded by the coding sequence ATGAGCCTTCGTATCAACGACATTGCGCCGGACTTCAGCGCCGAGACAACGCAAGGGACGATCAAATTCCATGAATGGATTGGTGACGGCTGGGCGATCCTGTTCAGCCATCCGAAGAATTTCACGCCGGTCTGCACGACCGAGCTTGGCACGATGGCCGGGCTGGAAGGCGAGTTCAAGAAGCGCAACGTCAAGATCATCGGCATTTCCGTCGACCCGGTCGCGAGCCATGACAAGTGGCAGGCCGACATCAAGACGGCGACCGGCCATTCGGTGAACTATCCGCTGATCGGCGACAAGGATCTCAAGGTCGCCAAGCTCTACGACATGCTGCCAGGCGGCGCCGGCGAGACATCGGAGGGCCGCACGCCCGCCGACAACGCCACGGTGCGCTCGGTCTATGTCATCGGACCGGACAAGAAGATCAAGCTGGTGCTGACCTACCCGATGACCACGGGCCGCAACTTCGACGAGATCCTGCGGGCGGTCGATTCCATGCAGCTCACCGCCAAGCACCAGGTGGCGACGCCGGCAAACTGGAAGCAGGGCGAGGACGTCATCATCACCGCTGCCGTCTCCAACGAGGATGCGATCAAGCGCTTCGGCGCCTACGAGACCATTTTGCCCTATCTGCGGAAGACCAAGCAGCCATCCGCCTGA
- a CDS encoding MBL fold metallo-hydrolase — protein sequence MDVALARPQVSGFYDKPTGAIQYVVADQATKRCAVIDPVLDFDERSGATATTNADVLLDFIRENGLELEWILDTHPHADHFSAAHYLREKTGAPTAIGDRVVDVQKLWKAIYNWPDFPADGSQWDRLFAEGDIFRIGNLPVKVLFSPGHTLASITYVVGDAAFIHDTLFMPDSGTARADFPGGSAARLWRSIQGILTLSDETRVFVGHDYEVGGREARWESTVAEQRAKNIHLVAAHTEAEFVALREARDRTLPMPRLILHALQVNMNGGRLPEPEANGRRYLKFPLDGL from the coding sequence TTGGACGTAGCTTTGGCCAGGCCGCAGGTCAGCGGCTTCTATGACAAGCCGACCGGGGCCATTCAGTATGTCGTTGCCGATCAGGCGACGAAGCGCTGCGCTGTCATCGATCCGGTCCTCGATTTCGATGAGAGATCCGGCGCCACGGCCACGACGAATGCTGACGTCCTGCTCGATTTCATCCGGGAAAACGGGCTGGAGCTGGAGTGGATCCTCGACACCCATCCGCACGCCGACCATTTCTCGGCGGCGCATTACCTGAGAGAGAAGACCGGAGCGCCGACAGCGATCGGCGACAGGGTCGTCGACGTCCAGAAACTGTGGAAGGCGATCTACAACTGGCCGGATTTTCCCGCCGACGGCTCGCAGTGGGACCGGCTGTTTGCGGAAGGCGATATCTTTCGGATCGGCAACCTTCCGGTCAAGGTGCTTTTCTCGCCCGGCCACACGCTCGCCTCGATCACCTATGTCGTCGGTGACGCCGCCTTTATCCACGATACGCTGTTCATGCCCGACAGCGGCACCGCAAGGGCAGACTTTCCCGGTGGCAGCGCGGCGCGGCTGTGGCGTTCGATCCAGGGTATTCTGACGCTATCGGACGAAACGCGGGTGTTCGTCGGCCACGATTACGAGGTCGGCGGCCGCGAGGCGCGTTGGGAGAGCACCGTCGCTGAGCAAAGGGCGAAGAATATCCACCTGGTTGCGGCGCACACAGAAGCCGAGTTCGTCGCCCTGCGCGAGGCCCGTGACAGGACGCTGCCGATGCCGCGGCTGATCCTGCATGCACTGCAGGTCAACATGAATGGCGGGAGGCTGCCGGAACCCGAGGCGAATGGCCGGCGGTACCTGAAGTTCCCGCTGGATGGGCTGTGA
- the rpoH gene encoding RNA polymerase sigma factor RpoH, which yields MAQSLPSIVSGEGGLSRYLEEIRRFPMLQPQEEYMLAKRYAEHEDTSAAHKLVTSHLRLVAKIAMGYRGYGLPIGEVISEGNVGLMQAVKKFEPERGFRLATYAMWWIKASIQEYILRSWSLVKMGTTANQKRLFFNLRKVKGKIQALDDGDLKPDQIAEIATRLNVSEAEVVSMNRRLSGDASLNAPIRASEGESGEWQDWLVDDHESQEEMLIEQDELENRRGMLSGALAVLNERERRIFEARRLAEEPLTLEELSSEFDISRERVRQIEVRAFEKVQDAVKAAAKRQTQALRTIEAQPAA from the coding sequence ATGGCCCAGTCATTACCCAGTATCGTTTCCGGCGAAGGCGGCCTCAGCCGCTACCTGGAAGAAATCCGTCGCTTTCCCATGCTGCAGCCGCAGGAAGAGTACATGCTCGCCAAGCGTTACGCCGAGCATGAAGACACCTCCGCTGCGCACAAGCTCGTCACCAGCCACCTCAGGCTCGTCGCCAAGATCGCCATGGGCTATCGCGGCTATGGCCTGCCGATCGGCGAAGTGATCTCGGAAGGCAATGTCGGCCTGATGCAGGCCGTCAAGAAATTCGAACCCGAGCGCGGCTTCCGCCTCGCGACCTACGCCATGTGGTGGATCAAGGCCTCGATCCAGGAGTACATCCTGCGCTCATGGAGCCTGGTCAAGATGGGCACGACCGCCAACCAGAAGCGCCTGTTCTTCAACCTGCGTAAGGTGAAGGGCAAGATCCAGGCGCTCGACGACGGCGACCTCAAGCCCGACCAGATCGCCGAGATCGCCACCAGGCTGAACGTTTCCGAGGCCGAAGTGGTGTCGATGAACCGCCGCCTGTCCGGCGACGCCTCGCTCAACGCCCCGATCCGGGCGAGCGAAGGCGAATCCGGCGAATGGCAGGACTGGCTGGTCGACGACCACGAAAGCCAGGAAGAGATGCTGATCGAGCAGGACGAGCTGGAAAACCGGCGCGGCATGCTGTCGGGCGCTCTTGCCGTGCTCAACGAGCGCGAACGGCGCATCTTCGAGGCGCGTCGCCTCGCCGAGGAGCCGCTGACGCTGGAAGAGCTGTCGTCCGAGTTCGACATCAGCCGCGAGCGCGTGCGCCAGATCGAGGTGCGCGCCTTCGAGAAGGTCCAGGATGCGGTCAAGGCCGCCGCCAAGCGCCAGACCCAGGCGCTGCGCACCATCGAGGCACAGCCGGCAGCGTAA
- a CDS encoding RluA family pseudouridine synthase, translated as MSAHSEEAPELIEAAPTVLVAGANAAGQRLDQWLAASLGPDMSRSRVQMLIRQGAVSVDGKPIDETKRKMTPGESVSVVMPEPEPATPQGENITLDVLYEDDDLIVINKPAGLVVHPGAGNWTGTLVNALIHHCGDSLSGIGGVRRPGIVHRLDKETSGVMVVAKTDRAHKSLSEAFADHGLTGDLERAYLALVWGIPQRPTGRVDAPLGRAADRVRRAVVPEGRDDARHAVTHFAVQERFGENQQEFATASLVECRLETGRTHQIRVHMAHIGHPVIGDPDYGQAFRTKANRLPEPLKSQVKAFPRQALHAWLLAFRHPTTHLTMRFEAPIPGDMEELVGGFRKL; from the coding sequence ATGAGCGCTCATAGCGAAGAGGCCCCCGAATTGATAGAGGCTGCGCCAACCGTGCTGGTGGCAGGCGCGAATGCAGCCGGTCAGCGCCTCGACCAGTGGCTGGCGGCCAGCCTCGGTCCGGACATGTCGCGCAGCCGCGTGCAGATGCTGATCCGGCAGGGCGCAGTCTCGGTCGACGGCAAGCCGATCGACGAGACCAAGCGCAAGATGACACCAGGCGAAAGCGTGTCGGTTGTCATGCCGGAGCCCGAGCCGGCGACGCCACAGGGCGAGAACATCACGCTCGATGTGCTCTATGAGGATGACGACCTGATCGTCATCAACAAGCCGGCTGGTCTTGTCGTTCACCCCGGCGCCGGCAACTGGACCGGCACGCTGGTCAATGCGCTGATCCATCATTGCGGCGACAGCCTTTCCGGCATCGGCGGCGTGCGCCGGCCGGGCATCGTCCACCGCCTCGACAAGGAGACCAGCGGCGTCATGGTGGTCGCCAAGACCGACCGCGCCCACAAGTCGCTGTCCGAAGCCTTCGCCGATCACGGCCTGACCGGCGATCTCGAACGCGCCTATCTGGCGCTGGTCTGGGGTATACCGCAGAGGCCGACCGGAAGGGTCGACGCGCCGCTCGGCCGCGCAGCCGACCGCGTGCGCCGTGCCGTGGTGCCGGAAGGACGCGACGACGCCCGCCATGCGGTCACCCATTTCGCCGTGCAGGAGCGCTTCGGCGAGAACCAACAGGAATTCGCCACTGCCAGCCTGGTCGAATGCCGGCTGGAGACCGGCCGCACCCATCAGATCCGTGTCCACATGGCGCATATCGGCCATCCGGTGATCGGCGACCCCGACTATGGCCAGGCCTTCCGCACCAAGGCCAACCGGCTGCCCGAACCGCTGAAAAGTCAGGTCAAGGCATTTCCCCGGCAAGCTTTGCATGCCTGGCTCCTTGCATTTCGCCACCCCACTACCCATCTAACGATGAGGTTCGAAGCGCCTATACCGGGGGACATGGAGGAACTCGTAGGCGGTTTCCGCAAGCTCTGA
- a CDS encoding fimbrial protein, translating into MASPIAEEDQEKPLGPETEKVRKKLVRFMGINLGLLFLALMVVIIALVYKARNAPPASPPLAGDIQVPAGEPISGDIVLPVGAKVVSQSLSGNRLSIDAELADGSRTIFVYDIAERRLIGRFAIRNK; encoded by the coding sequence ATGGCCAGCCCAATCGCCGAGGAAGATCAGGAAAAGCCGCTCGGCCCTGAAACCGAAAAGGTGCGCAAGAAGCTCGTCCGCTTCATGGGCATCAATCTCGGCCTGCTGTTCCTTGCCCTTATGGTGGTGATCATCGCCCTTGTCTACAAAGCGCGCAACGCACCGCCTGCCAGCCCGCCATTGGCTGGCGACATCCAGGTGCCTGCCGGTGAGCCGATCAGTGGCGACATCGTTCTGCCGGTCGGCGCCAAGGTGGTCAGCCAGTCGCTTTCCGGCAATCGCCTCTCGATCGACGCCGAGCTTGCCGACGGCAGCCGCACGATCTTCGTCTACGACATTGCCGAGCGCCGCCTGATCGGCCGTTTTGCGATCCGCAACAAATGA